The Xenopus tropicalis strain Nigerian chromosome 7, UCB_Xtro_10.0, whole genome shotgun sequence genome includes a region encoding these proteins:
- the LOC105947975 gene encoding inducible metalloproteinase inhibitor protein-like: MLLNSPIRLLVALALTATLVVSQDEEHRCPENQQWYPSKPCLQLCGVKANCIAMPGPGCACKPGYTKQTLDSPCIPEKDCIICEGLKAYDPCKGHCPPSCVPKGCPKICSPGCICKPGYLLHDEKCIPESECPQQ, translated from the exons ATGCTGCTCAACTCTCCAATCAGGCTGCTTGTGGCACTCG CGCTCACAGCGACACTGGTGGTATCACAGGATGAAG AACATAGATGCCCAGAGAACCAGCAGTGGTACCCAAGCAAGCCCTGTTTGCAGCTCTGTGGGGTCAAAGCCAATTGCATAGCTATGCCTGGACCCGGCTGTGCGTGCAAACCCGGTTATACCAAGCAGACTCTCGACTCTCCGTGTATCCCAGAAAAAGATTGTATCATCTGCGAAGGGCTGAAAGCCTATGACCCCTGCAAaggtcactgcccccccagctgtgTGCCCAAAGGGTGCCCTAAAATATGTTCCCCGGGGTGTATATGCAAACCAGGATACTTATTGCATGATGAAAAGTGCATCCCTGAGTCAGAGTGCCCTCAACAGTAA